From Hymenobacter sedentarius, a single genomic window includes:
- the bshC gene encoding bacillithiol biosynthesis cysteine-adding enzyme BshC, with protein sequence MIQTLSYAETGAFSGLLTDYIAEKPALAPFYNRWPSLENFAAQIEEKKATYTPEARKRLVAALRDQYGFAPDPEPAIETSLLLLAEPTTFTVTTGHQLNVLTGPLYFIYKIVTAIKLSRQLKEAYPQYDFVPVYWMATEDHDFAEINHFSLFGKTYSWDSPNTGGPVGRLSLDGFAEQLLDQLPPEVPAAFHKAYAESKTLAEATRRLADALFGEFGLVTLDADRPSLKQTLVPLLEKEIKEQVSNAAVQATNARLTAAGYKPQVYSRPINLFYITDEGKRERLEPDASGADCVEVTIRNTARCHSQEELLALARKHPERFSPNVVLRPVYQEILLPNLVYIGGAAEVAYWFQLKDVFAAFDVPMPIVLPRNSAEYISRPNAGKLKKLGLTWREIFRPLPELKKQVGAALGQEEISLKEQQQALAAAFQQVQEVAQRLDPTLVRTVAAEAQKAAVGLAGLEKRLSKAAEMKHETAFTQLAHLKDKLFPGGALQERTDNVLSILINNPEFIQDLMVAFEPLKLEFTVLEE encoded by the coding sequence GTGATTCAGACACTATCCTACGCCGAAACCGGCGCGTTTTCCGGCCTGCTGACCGACTACATTGCCGAGAAGCCCGCGCTGGCGCCCTTCTACAACCGCTGGCCGTCGCTGGAAAACTTTGCGGCTCAGATTGAGGAGAAGAAGGCCACTTACACGCCCGAGGCCCGCAAGCGCCTGGTGGCGGCCCTGCGCGACCAGTACGGCTTTGCGCCCGACCCCGAGCCGGCTATTGAAACCAGCCTGCTGCTGCTGGCCGAGCCCACCACGTTCACCGTGACGACCGGGCACCAGCTCAACGTGCTTACGGGGCCGCTGTATTTTATCTACAAAATCGTGACGGCCATTAAGTTGAGCCGGCAACTGAAGGAAGCCTACCCGCAGTACGACTTTGTGCCGGTGTACTGGATGGCCACCGAGGACCACGATTTCGCTGAAATCAACCACTTCTCGCTTTTCGGCAAAACCTATTCCTGGGACTCGCCGAACACCGGCGGCCCGGTGGGTCGTTTGTCGCTCGACGGCTTTGCCGAGCAATTGCTCGACCAGCTACCACCCGAGGTGCCGGCTGCTTTTCACAAAGCCTATGCCGAGTCCAAGACCTTGGCCGAGGCCACGCGCCGGCTGGCCGATGCGCTGTTTGGCGAGTTTGGCCTGGTGACGCTGGATGCCGACCGACCCAGCCTGAAACAGACCCTGGTGCCGCTGTTGGAAAAAGAAATCAAGGAGCAGGTATCCAACGCCGCGGTGCAGGCCACCAACGCCCGCCTGACCGCCGCGGGCTACAAGCCCCAAGTGTATTCGCGCCCCATCAACCTGTTTTACATCACCGACGAAGGCAAGCGCGAGCGGCTGGAGCCCGATGCCAGCGGCGCCGACTGCGTGGAAGTAACCATCCGGAACACGGCCCGCTGCCACAGCCAGGAAGAGTTGTTGGCCCTAGCGCGGAAGCACCCAGAGCGGTTCAGCCCCAACGTGGTGCTGCGGCCGGTGTACCAGGAGATTTTGTTGCCCAATCTGGTGTACATCGGCGGGGCGGCCGAGGTAGCGTATTGGTTTCAGCTCAAGGACGTGTTTGCGGCCTTTGATGTGCCCATGCCCATTGTGTTGCCGCGCAATTCGGCCGAGTACATCAGCCGGCCCAATGCGGGCAAGCTCAAAAAGCTGGGGCTCACCTGGCGCGAAATCTTCCGCCCGCTGCCCGAGCTGAAAAAGCAGGTAGGCGCCGCGCTGGGCCAGGAAGAAATCAGCCTAAAGGAGCAGCAGCAGGCCCTGGCCGCCGCGTTCCAGCAAGTGCAGGAAGTAGCCCAACGCCTCGACCCTACCCTGGTGCGCACCGTGGCCGCCGAAGCCCAGAAAGCCGCCGTCGGCCTCGCCGGCCTCGAAAAGCGCTTGAGCAAAGCCGCTGAAATGAAGCACGAAACGGCCTTCACGCAGCTCGCCCACCTCAAAGACAAGCTTTTTCCCGGCGGCGCCTTGCAAGAGCGCACCGACAACGTGCTGAGCATCTTGATTAACAACCCCGAATTTATTCAGGACCTGATGGTTGCGTTTGAGCCGCTGAAGCTGGAGTTCACAGTGCTAGAGGAATAG
- a CDS encoding carboxypeptidase-like regulatory domain-containing protein, with the protein MKSFCLTSLLLLLLIASAVAQPITGRITDSRTHAALPYVNIGVVGKGLGTVADEQGRYTLAFQKSLVAETVRISSLGYAARNLTLAELATQPNAELTPEAVPLAEVQVRGKAIFRRTHTLGNTGNAEMATNTLASNSLGGQVGTVIKLSRQPTRIVNAVFNIARSSPGQVTFRVNMYRLGPNGTPTEVKLLPRDVIVTSPIVRGPITVDLSADQLVLNEDFFLAIELLKWDNPAPNGAEFAFSAALGYFHNEIYYCFTSQAPWKKTSIGALMAGMQPRLSFYVTVND; encoded by the coding sequence TTGAAATCCTTTTGCCTAACCTCGCTGCTCCTGTTGCTGCTTATTGCTTCGGCCGTAGCCCAACCCATTACCGGCCGCATCACCGATAGCCGCACCCACGCGGCACTACCTTACGTGAACATTGGCGTGGTGGGTAAGGGCCTGGGCACCGTGGCCGACGAGCAGGGCCGCTACACGCTGGCTTTTCAGAAGTCTCTGGTGGCTGAGACGGTGCGCATTTCCAGTCTTGGCTACGCGGCCCGCAACCTCACGCTGGCCGAGCTGGCCACCCAGCCAAATGCCGAGCTCACGCCGGAGGCCGTGCCACTGGCCGAGGTGCAGGTGCGCGGCAAGGCCATATTTCGCCGCACCCACACGCTGGGCAACACAGGCAACGCCGAAATGGCTACCAACACGCTCGCCAGCAACAGCTTGGGCGGACAGGTGGGCACGGTTATCAAGCTCAGCCGGCAGCCGACGCGCATTGTGAATGCCGTGTTCAACATCGCTCGCAGCTCGCCGGGCCAGGTTACGTTTCGGGTGAACATGTACCGGCTGGGACCCAATGGCACGCCGACCGAAGTCAAGCTTTTGCCCCGCGATGTTATCGTGACCAGCCCCATCGTGCGCGGCCCTATAACCGTCGATTTAAGCGCCGACCAGCTAGTGCTGAACGAGGATTTTTTCCTGGCAATCGAGCTGCTGAAATGGGACAACCCTGCACCAAACGGGGCCGAATTTGCATTTTCCGCTGCCTTGGGTTATTTCCACAACGAAATATATTACTGCTTCACTAGCCAGGCCCCATGGAAGAAGACTTCGATTGGAGCGCTGATGGCTGGCATGCAGCCCCGCCTCAGCTTCTACGTGACGGTGAACGACTAA
- the rimO gene encoding 30S ribosomal protein S12 methylthiotransferase RimO produces the protein MKVRNQTTNKVNVITLGCSKNIVDSEVLMGQLQANDFDVTHEAEQSDANIVIINTCGFIDNAKQESIDTILRYADEKEAGRLDKLYVTGCLSQRYKDELEVEIPQVDAYFGTLELPQMLKVLNADYKHELIGERLITTPRHYAYFKIAEGCNRPCSFCAIPLMRGKHVDRPIEDLVKEAKRLAGMGTKELILIAQDLTYYGLQAYGERKLADLLRNLSDVNGIDWIRLQYAYPSQFPLDALDVMAERDNICKYLDMPLQHGSDNMLKTMRRGITKRRTMELVDTIRQRVPGIALRTTLIAGHPGETELDFREMYDFVEQTRFERLGIFTYSHEENTHSHTLVDDVPAELKQERADAIMELQQGISMELNEARVGQTYKVLFDRKESGHFVGRTEFDSPEVDNEVLVPVEKDTFVRLGDFANVKITSATDFDLYGHLD, from the coding sequence ATGAAGGTTAGAAATCAAACCACCAACAAAGTAAACGTCATTACCCTGGGCTGCTCCAAGAACATCGTGGACAGCGAAGTGCTGATGGGCCAGCTCCAGGCCAACGACTTCGACGTGACCCACGAAGCCGAGCAGTCGGACGCCAACATTGTGATTATCAACACCTGCGGCTTTATCGACAACGCCAAGCAGGAGAGCATCGACACCATCCTGCGCTACGCGGATGAGAAGGAAGCCGGCCGCCTCGACAAACTCTACGTGACGGGCTGCCTCTCGCAGCGCTACAAGGACGAGCTGGAGGTAGAAATCCCCCAGGTTGATGCCTATTTCGGCACCCTGGAGTTGCCCCAGATGCTGAAGGTGCTCAACGCCGACTACAAGCACGAACTGATTGGCGAGCGCCTCATCACCACGCCGCGCCACTACGCCTACTTCAAAATCGCCGAGGGCTGCAACCGCCCCTGCTCGTTCTGCGCCATCCCGCTGATGCGCGGCAAGCACGTGGACCGCCCCATCGAGGACCTGGTGAAAGAAGCCAAGCGCCTGGCCGGCATGGGCACCAAGGAGCTGATTCTCATTGCCCAGGACCTGACTTACTACGGCCTTCAAGCCTACGGCGAGCGCAAGCTGGCCGACTTGCTGCGCAACCTATCCGACGTGAACGGCATCGACTGGATTCGCCTGCAGTACGCCTACCCTTCGCAGTTCCCGCTGGATGCGCTGGACGTGATGGCCGAGCGCGACAACATCTGCAAGTACCTCGACATGCCCCTGCAGCACGGCTCCGACAACATGCTCAAAACCATGCGCCGCGGCATCACCAAGCGCCGCACCATGGAGCTGGTGGACACCATTCGGCAGCGGGTGCCGGGCATTGCCCTGCGCACCACGCTCATTGCCGGCCACCCCGGCGAAACCGAGTTGGACTTCCGCGAGATGTATGATTTTGTGGAGCAGACGCGCTTCGAGCGCCTGGGCATCTTCACTTACTCGCACGAGGAAAACACGCACTCGCACACCTTGGTAGACGACGTGCCCGCCGAGCTGAAGCAGGAGCGCGCCGATGCCATCATGGAGCTGCAGCAGGGCATTTCAATGGAGCTGAACGAAGCCCGCGTGGGCCAGACCTACAAGGTGCTGTTCGACCGCAAGGAAAGCGGCCACTTCGTAGGCCGCACCGAGTTTGACTCGCCCGAAGTGGACAACGAAGTGCTGGTGCCGGTGGAAAAAGACACGTTTGTGCGCCTCGGCGACTTTGCCAACGTGAAAATCACCTCGGCTACGGACTTTGACTTGTACGGCCACTTGGATTAG